In Kordiimonas sp. SCSIO 12610, the sequence AAGTTCTCCTCAACATCGTAGATGACGAAAATAAAGAATCAGTTTTAAAACAGATTGAAAAATAACCTCGCACCTTGCATTTCTAGATAATACGTGTTTGATGGTTATATGACGTATACAGATGGTTTTGAGCAATTTTTGGACATTTGGGACCAGTTGCCGAAAGAGGGAAAAACACAGCTGCCACTCCGCAGCAGTATCTCTCCGGCCAGCTTTGGTGAATTGATGGCAAATATCGGCTTGGCTGAATTCATCGCCCCGCAAAACCTGACATTCTTTTACTATGGCAGCAAAATTGAAACGCTATCCAGTATGCTTCTTACTGGGAAAAACTATTATAGTCTTTTGTCGGAAGAATTTTACCCAGCAATGGCCGCGTTCCACAAACAAATTTTTGGGGTACCATGCGGTGCATATGTTGAAGACCTGATACAAACGTCGAGCGGGAACAAATATTTATTCAGGAACTTACAATACCCACTTTTAGACGATAATGGCATCCCTAAATTCATGCTTGTTTTTGCAAATGCACGAAAACCCGCTGATGATAAAAGCATGCGGATGCAAAAGAAACTGAAGGCATCCACGATTAAAACCCTAAACTATATTGACTTGGGCTCTGGGGCACCCAGCCATTATGTTGAAGACTTTACCTTTTATTCAGGATAACCAATTACCCTAATAAAAAACAAATTGGGTAATACAGTTACGCAATGCAATTCTTTTGGGCCATTCGACTGTAGATATAGTGGTTAGAGATGATTGAACTTGAGGAAAAACACGAGGATTTTTTCCGTTTGTGGCGGTCTTTGCCTCGCGACAATCACCCCTTATTACCCTGCAAGAAACATTTCACCCCGCTCACCTTTGGAAACATGCTTTCAAACGTCGCTATCGGAGAAATGAGGGGACCAAAAAACTTCACCTTCATTTTTTCTGGCACCAACTTTGAAGCGATTTCAGGCTTCAAGGCAACAGGTGTGAACTACTATGATATCCTGGCCGAGAAGGATCATGCGGGAACAGTTCTTGTCCACAATGCACTCTTTGGATATCCATGTGGGATATACATGGAAAACCAGTTTATAAGCGAAGCAGGAAACCCCTATACAATTACAAGCCTGCAATTACCTCTGTGTGACGAG encodes:
- a CDS encoding PAS domain-containing protein → MTYTDGFEQFLDIWDQLPKEGKTQLPLRSSISPASFGELMANIGLAEFIAPQNLTFFYYGSKIETLSSMLLTGKNYYSLLSEEFYPAMAAFHKQIFGVPCGAYVEDLIQTSSGNKYLFRNLQYPLLDDNGIPKFMLVFANARKPADDKSMRMQKKLKASTIKTLNYIDLGSGAPSHYVEDFTFYSG